The nucleotide sequence CGTTTTGCGATGAACTAACTACTGTTTTCCCGCTTGGGTCAATTAAAGATACTGTATAGTTGTGTGATGCTGGGAAGATGAACCATCCAGGGCTATAGTTTTCAGTGATAACAGTCATTGAAACCGGATATGATGTTGACGTTACATTGAGTGAGAAAGTTTGGGATCCACCTGAACTCAAACTGCCGCGCTTATAAAAATGATCAGGTAAAGCAGGGCCTGATCCACTTAAGCCGCCTGCTGTTTTAACTGCAGCATGTCCGTCTAGTCTGCCATAACCGTATTCATTATCTTTACCTGCCTTTCCAAAATCGATAGCCGTAGAGTACAAAGCATTTTTTATTTGCGGTTCTGTGATTGAAGGATTAGCATCATGCATGAGTGCAATTGTCCCTGCAGTAAAAGGGGTTGCCATACTTGTACCGCTATATGATATATATTGATTGCCTGAGTTCGCTTTTGCTGCTGTAATGTTATATCCTGGTGCAAATATATCTGGCTTCACTCTGCCGTCAGCCGTTGGACCTCTAGATGAGAAATATGCCAGATTAAATCCACCTTCACCAAGATCAGCGCCTGCTCCAACTGTGATCGCCTTATCAGCCGCTCCCGGTGATCCAATTGTAGATGAAGATGGTCCTGAATTCCCTGCTGCAACCGCTACAGCAAGTCCAGCAGCAGATGCATTGTTTACCGCTACTGAAGTCGCATCTTTTCCATCTGAACTTCCAGATGTACCAAGGCTAAGGGAAATGACCTCAATTCCGTATGTATCTTTATTTTGAACAGCCCAATCAATACCAGCTGTAACTGTACTCATGCTTCCTGACCCGTTGCTGTCCAAAACTTTTACACCGACTAAAGCTGCTCCTGGTGCAACTCCTTTGTTAGCAGGATTGGCATCCCCTTCACCCGCAACGATGCTTCCACAGTGAGTCCCGTGACCATTGTCATCATAAGGTGCAGTACGATTGTTCACTAGGTCTTTCCAGCCAATTACTTTTCCGCCATCCAGATCAACGTGTGATGCATCAATTCCAGTATCAATGACAGCTACTACACTGTCATTTTTAGTGTATGAACGCTCATTCCCATCTCTGTCACCTGTCAGTCCATAATCAGCACGTGCTTTAGCGGTACCAAACCAATTGTTTGCCGTTTCTAAATTCATTTGAACTGGCGCGTCGTATTCAACCTGTTTTACAAAAGGCAAATGCTCAAGAAGCAAAACCTGCTTTTTGGTCATGGTTGCTGCCATCCCGTTAATGACTTTGTATTCAAATGATTTTTTGAAAACACCAATCTTTGAAGACAGCTTTTCGAAAGCCTTTCCTTGTGCAAATTCTTCATTAAACTGAATAATAACGGGTACCTTTTCATCAGCACTCAGCTGCTCCAGCTTACTTTCAAGATTATCGAATAGTTTGTTTTCATTGAGATTTACCATTGCCTCTGATAGTTTTTGATCAGTTACCTGTTTCGGACTTTCTGCCATGACCGAGAAAGGTGTAAGCATAATCGTCGCCGCTAAAAATGTCGTCGTTGCAAATTTACTCTTGTTCACCCTAAAACCTCCTACTTCCTATTTAATCTGAAAATTTCGTCACTTGTTGGTGATTACTTCCATATTAAACAGAAATCGGATGAATGAGGATAAGGCATAGGGTTGATTTTTAGAGTCGGTACGATGTCGTCTTTTTTTGACAAAAAGGTATCTATTTAGTAAGTTTGTTTGGTTTATTTAACCTCTTTTATACTTCTAAAGTAGTATACGGCGCTTTTTTCTCTACGCTGAACCAAAAATCCCACTTGGAAAGAACTTGTTAGAGGAGATTTGAATAGCTGCTCCGTGAAACGAAGAGCAAGCTGCGCGGAAATGGACCTTAACGGTTTGGAACCCCTGCGCAAATATAAGTTTTTTCATTTTCTCCATGGACCAGTTGATTGGAGTGGAAGGTGTGAGACTCCTGCGGGACGAGCGGGCAGGTGAGACACTTAAGAGTGAAACGTCCGAATGTCGCTCACTGCCTGCCCCGCGGAAAGCGAAGCACCTGGAACGGAAATCAACCTCTATCAAAAAAATGAAAAGCCCGCCAAAAATGGCAGGCTTCCAAAATAACCTTAAGACCCATGCTTATAATACTCTTGTTTTGCTTCTGCCAACACACGCAGCGGCAGTTTATCTGCAAGTTTAAATGCCTCTTTTTCGTTCAGTTCAAGCGTCTTAACCAGCTTCTCTATCTTTTCCTCAGATGGAATCATTCTGCCTTTTTCAATATCGGCCATATACTGCGGCGTAATGCTTAGTCTGCGAGCTAGCTCGGATTTACTTAAGCCTTTTTGATTTCTCGACATCTCAATAAATTTTCCAAAATCACTCATTTCGTTGAACCTCCTTCTCTCTTGTTATAGAAAAGCGTGAACTGCATGATGATATAAGCAGCTAAACGGCTCGTCATATTCCGAAAATCAAGGGTTGGATCGATCTCTACAATGTCCATGCCTTTTACAGATGAATCTTGTGCGAGCCATTGAATCCCTTCAATTAATGAATCACTGTCTAATCCTCCTGGACCAATTGCTGGACAACCTGGTGCATAGGCTTGGTCCAACACGTCCATATCCAGTGAAATATATATGTTATCTGTTGTCTGTTTTAACTGGTCAACTGATTTTTGCAGCAATGAAAGAAGACCTTCTCTTTTGATATCACCCATCGTGTTTACGGTAACTCCTTGGTCTTTTGCATAATCATGATATAATCTTCCATTTGAGAAATCACGAATTCCAATCTGTATAAGCTGATTACCACTGATCACACCATTTTCAATCAGCTGGCGGAATGGTGTTCCGTTCGATGGGCCGCCATCTTCTGTATTTCGGAGATCGAAATGGGCGTCGAACTGGATGATACCTACCTTGCCTCTTGTTTCTTGAAAGGCTTTTATCGCTCCAGCGGATACCGAATGATCTCCGCCAAGGGTAATAACCATCGCATCCTTATGCTGATATTGTAGATCTTTTAACGCTGAATAAATACGTGATTGAGACTCAAACAGATCCGTCACATGCATTTCGATATCTCCAAAATCGGTAATGATGTGATCCCACATATCGATTTCTTCTTCAATGCTATAAGTAGAAAACGCATGCATCATCGTACGAATCGTTTGGGGTGATAAATGAGCGCCTGAATGAGAGATGGATGTTTTAGAGAGCGGAGCACCTGCGATTGCTACTCCTCTGACTTCCTCTCCTGCCCACGGCCGCAAAAGCTGACCGGCTTTTTTAATGCCACGATCGGTAAATGGCGCTGAGCCTGATTTACTTAGAAAGGGTATAGTTTGCATGCACATCTCCCTTTCCAACTACCAGCTTTCCTTTTTTCCAGACTTTATGCACATGGTTAACGCCATAATGATATGGAACATACTTATAGTTTGGTACATCCCATAATACGAGGTCTGCCTTTCTTCCTTCTTCTAAACTGCCAGCCACATCACCGCGTCCAATCGCAAAAGCTGCGTTAACCGTTACAGCATTCCAGATTTCTTCTGGTGTCATCTTCAGCTTCAATGCTGCCAGATTCATGATGAACTGCAGGTTTTCAGTCGGTGAACTTCCAGGGTTAAAATCGGTAGAAAGAGCAACTGCTGCACCGCTTGTGATCATGTCTCGAGCTGGTGCAAACTGATCTTTTCCTAAATAAAACGTTGTGCCTGGCAAAAGAACCGCAATCGTATCTGACTCCCCAAGCATGCGAACACCGCCACGACTCGCTCCTACTAAGTGATCTGCTGAAACAGCACCAATCTCACAAGCCATCTCAGTTCCGCCAAGCGGGTCGATCTCATCAGCATGAATCTTTACTCCAAATCCAGCTGTTTTGGCTTTTTGTAAAAACACTTTAGATTGTTCGACCGTAAATACGCCTGTCTCACAAAAAATATCTACGAACTCTGCTAAACCTTCTTTTGAAATAACACTTAGCATCGAGAGCATTTCTTCTAAAAATGCATCCGGTCTCCCCTTATAATTTTCAGGGATTGCATGC is from Fictibacillus sp. b24 and encodes:
- a CDS encoding S8 family serine peptidase, yielding MNKSKFATTTFLAATIMLTPFSVMAESPKQVTDQKLSEAMVNLNENKLFDNLESKLEQLSADEKVPVIIQFNEEFAQGKAFEKLSSKIGVFKKSFEYKVINGMAATMTKKQVLLLEHLPFVKQVEYDAPVQMNLETANNWFGTAKARADYGLTGDRDGNERSYTKNDSVVAVIDTGIDASHVDLDGGKVIGWKDLVNNRTAPYDDNGHGTHCGSIVAGEGDANPANKGVAPGAALVGVKVLDSNGSGSMSTVTAGIDWAVQNKDTYGIEVISLSLGTSGSSDGKDATSVAVNNASAAGLAVAVAAGNSGPSSSTIGSPGAADKAITVGAGADLGEGGFNLAYFSSRGPTADGRVKPDIFAPGYNITAAKANSGNQYISYSGTSMATPFTAGTIALMHDANPSITEPQIKNALYSTAIDFGKAGKDNEYGYGRLDGHAAVKTAGGLSGSGPALPDHFYKRGSLSSGGSQTFSLNVTSTSYPVSMTVITENYSPGWFIFPASHNYTVSLIDPSGKTVVSSSQNERQDHAFFKPTTTGVYQVKVSSSRGSGAYDLDVSAGASSLN
- a CDS encoding helix-turn-helix domain-containing protein, whose protein sequence is MSDFGKFIEMSRNQKGLSKSELARRLSITPQYMADIEKGRMIPSEEKIEKLVKTLELNEKEAFKLADKLPLRVLAEAKQEYYKHGS
- the hutG gene encoding formimidoylglutamase, whose translation is MQTIPFLSKSGSAPFTDRGIKKAGQLLRPWAGEEVRGVAIAGAPLSKTSISHSGAHLSPQTIRTMMHAFSTYSIEEEIDMWDHIITDFGDIEMHVTDLFESQSRIYSALKDLQYQHKDAMVITLGGDHSVSAGAIKAFQETRGKVGIIQFDAHFDLRNTEDGGPSNGTPFRQLIENGVISGNQLIQIGIRDFSNGRLYHDYAKDQGVTVNTMGDIKREGLLSLLQKSVDQLKQTTDNIYISLDMDVLDQAYAPGCPAIGPGGLDSDSLIEGIQWLAQDSSVKGMDIVEIDPTLDFRNMTSRLAAYIIMQFTLFYNKREGGSTK
- the hutI gene encoding imidazolonepropionase, producing MLDTLILAGQVVVPESKGRALRGTEMNELKIIDNGAVGIKDGIIAFIGTAEEAESLQAKETIDAADKLLSPGLVDPHTHLVFGGSREHELALKQQGVPYLEILAQGGGIHSTVKATRETIEEALYEKGLFHLNRCLTYGVTTMEAKSGYGLDKETELKQLRVAKKLNETHPIDLVSTFLGAHAIPENYKGRPDAFLEEMLSMLSVISKEGLAEFVDIFCETGVFTVEQSKVFLQKAKTAGFGVKIHADEIDPLGGTEMACEIGAVSADHLVGASRGGVRMLGESDTIAVLLPGTTFYLGKDQFAPARDMITSGAAVALSTDFNPGSSPTENLQFIMNLAALKLKMTPEEIWNAVTVNAAFAIGRGDVAGSLEEGRKADLVLWDVPNYKYVPYHYGVNHVHKVWKKGKLVVGKGDVHANYTLSK